The genomic region CCGGCGTGCTCGGGTTGGTCGCCGTCGTGGTGTCGGTGCTGGTGGCGGTGCGGGTCGGCCGTTCGCTCGCCCGGCGGCTCAGCGGCGTACGGAGCGCCGCCCTGGAGCTGGCCGAGAACCGGCTCCCGGACGTGGTGGCCCGGTTGCGCCGGGGCGAGCACGTCGACGTCGCCCGCGAGGCGCCCCCGCTGGAGTCCGGCGACGACGAGATCGGTCAGGTGGCGCGCGCGTTCACCGAGGTGCAGCGGACGGCGGTCCAGTCGGCGGTCGACGAGGTCACCCTGCGCCGGGGTCTCAACGAGGTGTTCCTCAACATCGCCCGGCGCAGTCAGGGCCTGGTGCACCGGCAGCTGGCACTGCTCGACCGGATGGAGCGGGGCGCCGAGGACCCGGACGAGCTGGCCGAGCTGTTCCAGGTGGACCACCTCGCCACCCGACTCCGCCGGCACGCCGAGGACCTGGTCATCCTGGCCGGCGCGGCGCCCGGCCGAGGATGGCGCAACCCGGTCGCCATGGTCGACCTTGTCCGCGGCGCGATCTCCGAGGTCGAGGCGTACGACCGGGTGGACATCACCGCCGTGCAGCCGGCGGGCCTGCTCGGGCGGGCGGTCGGCGACGTGATCCACCTGCTCGCCGAGCTGATCGAGAACGCGACCGCGTTCTCCCCGCCGGCCACCCGGGTCACCGTCGCCGGCCAGCGGGTCGCCAACGGCTACGCGCTGGAGATCACCGACCAGGGTCTGGGCATGTCGGACGCCGCGTTCGAGGACGCCAACCGTCGGCTGTCCCGGTCGCCCGAGTTCGACCCGGCCGAGAGCGCCCGGCTCGGCCTGTTCGTGGTGGCCCGACTGGCGGCCCGGCACGCCGTACGGGTGAGTCTGCGCCGGTCCGAGCCGGGCGGGGTGATCGCGGTGGTGCTCGTGCCCAGCGATCTGGTCACCGACGAACCGCCGCCGGCCGGTCTGGACCCGGCCGGCCGTGCCGCGGCGCGGCCGGACCGGCGGCTGGCGCGCGGGGCGCGGCGGAGCACGGTCCCCCGGCCACGCGCCGCGGCGAACCGCCGTGCGGCTACCGACCCGGCGGGCCCCGGCCGGTCGGCCGGCGCGCCGGTGTCCGGCGAGCCGGGGGGCAACGGCGCCGGGCCTCGGCCCACGCCGGCAGCGGACGAGGAGCCCCCGGCCGGCTCGGACATCGTCGGCGAGATCGACGGCCTGCCCCGCCGGGTCCGACGGCGCGCTCCGAGCGCCCGCCCCCGGCCGGCGGTCACCGACCAGCCCACCCCGCGCGCGCCGGAGGAGGTGCGCCGGGTGATGTCGGCGCTGCAGGCCGGCACCACCCGGGGGCGCCAGGCCGCCGGGGTGGCCCGCCCGGCGCCGTCCCCCGACGAACCGCCCCGGACGCCCGACGCCCCGGCGGCCGCGGAACCCCCGACCGAGACTGAGAGGGACGCCTAGTGCGGCAATCGACGAAGCAGAGCGCCGATCTCGACTGGCTGCTCGACGAGTTGGTGCAACGCGTACCGGCCGCCCGTGAGGCCGTGGTGCTGTCGGCGGACGGCCTGCTGATCGGCGCCTCCGCCGACCTCGACCGGGCCGACGCCGAGCACCTCTGCGCCCTGGCCGCCGGCTTCGCCAGCCTCGCCAGGGGGGCCAGCCGACACGTCGACGGCGGGCCGGTCCGGCAGACCGTGGTGGAGATGGAGTCCGCGTACCTCTTCGTCACGACCGCCGGTCAGGGCGCCTGCCTCGCCGTCGTGAGCGACGCGGACGCGGACATCGGTCTGGTCGCGTACGAGATGGCGATGCTGGTCATCCGGGTGGGTGAGAATCTGAGCGCCCCCGCCCGTCCGACAGCGGGGGCCGGCGATGCGGACTGAGCCGCCGGGGCCGCAGCACGAGTGGCTGGACGGCGAGGCCGGCCCGGTCGTCCGCCCCTACACCCTGACCGGCGGTCGGGTGCGCTCCGCGGTCGACGGCTTCGACCTGGTCGCGTACGTCCTGGCCGGGCCCGACGCCGCCGACCCGCAGCTGCCGCCGGAGCACCGGCGCCTGGTGGAGCTGGCCCACCAGCCGGTCCCCGTGGCGGAGTTGGCCGTCGAGCTGGACCTCGCCGTCGGCGTGGTCCGGGTTCTGCTCGGGGACCTGCTCGACCGCGGTCTGGTCGCGGTGCACGAGCCGCCCGCCGCGGCCCACCTACCCCACGACGAGATCCTCAAGGCGGTGGTCAGTGGACTCCGTGCGCTATGACCGAGCCGGGGCCGGGGCCGGGGCCGGGACCGGGGCCCGGGCCGGGGCCCGGGCCGGGGGCAACGGCACCCGGATCCCGCTGGCCCTGAAGATCCTCGTCGCCGGCGGGTTCGGGGCCGGCAAGACGACGCTGGTGAGCGCGTTGAGCGAGGTCCGGCCGTTGCAGACCGAGGAGATCCTGTCCGGCGCCGGCGTCGGCACGGACGACCTCTCCGGGGTGGAGGCCAAGTCGACCACGACGGTCGCGATGGACTTCGGCCGGATCACCATCAACGACGACCTCCAGCTCTACCTCTTCGGCACGCCGGGGCAGGACCGCTTCTGGTTCCTCTGGGACGAGCTGGCCTTCGGCGCGCTCGGAGCGGTGGTGCTCGCCGACACCCGGCGGCTGGCCGACTGCTTCCCCTCGATCGACTACTTCGAGCAGCGCGGGATCCCGTTCGTGGTGGGGGTGAACTGCTTCGAGAACTCCCGCCGGTTCGACCTGGACACCGTGCGCCAGGCCCTCGACCTCGACCCCGAGGTTCCGCTGGTGCTCTGCGACGCGCGGGACCGGCAGTCCGGCAAGCTCGTGCTGATCTCGCTGGTCGAGCATGTGGCCCGTCAGCGGGGCGAACCGGTGCCGGCGGCCTGAGAGGCGCGGAATTCGGCCGCACCGGGAGGGCTAACCGGGCGGGATCCCGGGAAGCCTCTGGTTGGATCTGACGGAGGAGCGGCGGAGGGCGGGATCGGTGAACGGTCGGGGCGAGGTCGTCCACATCGGGTGCTACACGGCGGACAGCGGCGGGCGCGGGACGGGCATCGTGGCCGCCCGGCGTGACCCGGCCTCCGGCGGGCTGACCCTGCTGGGCACGGTCGCGGAGACCGCCGCACCGTCCTTCCTCGCCCGGCACCCCACCCTGCCCGTGCTGTACGCGGTCAACGAGTTGCCCGCCGGTGCGGTCGGCGCGTGGCGGGTGGGCGTCGACGGCGACCTGACGCCGCTGGGCAGCCGCCCCACCGGCGGCGCCGAGCCGTGTCACCTGGCCGTTCTCCCGGACGGCGGTCACCTCGTGGCGGCCAACTACGGCGGGGGCAGCGTGACCGTCTTCCCGCTCGACCCGCGGGGCGTGCCGGGCGAGCGCAGCGACCTCGTCGTGCACGAGGGCCACGGGGCAGACCCGGAGCGCCAGGGCCAGGCGCACGCGCACATGGTCTCGCCGGACCCGGGCCGCGGCCCGTTGTTCGCCGTCGACCTGGGCACCGACTCGGTCTACCGGTACGACCTCGACGCGGCCTCCGGTCGGCTGGTGCCCCGGGCGCCGCGGGTGCGTACGCCGGCCGGCGCGGGGCCCCGGCACCTGGCCCGCCATCCGGACGGGCGGCGGTGCTACCTGGTCGGCGAGCTGGACGCGACGGTGACCGGCTACGAGCTGACGGCCGACGGGTCACTGCACCAGCGCAGCCGGGTGGACGCGAGCGGGCGCCCCGGCCACGTCCAGCCGTCGGAGATCGCGGTGCGGCCGGACGGGCTGTTCCTCTACGTGGCGAACCGGGGAGTCGGCACGATTGCCGTCTTCGACCTGCGAGGGGAGCAGCCGGAGCTGGTCTCCGAAGTGGACACCGGCGGGGAGTGGCCACGGCACTTCGCGTTGATCGGCGAGCACCTCTACGTCGCCGACGAGCGGGCCGACATGGTCCGTGTCTTCCGGGTCGACCCCGCGACCGCGGCGCCCGTCGCGGTCGGTGAACCTGTCCCGGTGCCGAGCCCGACCTGCGTCCTGGCCTGACTGCACCGCGCCGCGAGCCCGCGCGCCCCCGGCGACGGCGGCACGGGGACCGGCCACCCTGGGCCATGGGCCACCGGGGCCGCGCCACGGCCCGCCGGTCGGCTCGGATCATCGACCCATGTCACCACTCGGCGAGGCCAGGCCGCCACTCTCCGTCGACAATTGGCGATCAACTGTATCTCCTCCGTAACTTTCGTCCGTTCGGTTGTGGCAAGACGCCATTCGGATACGCAAGATGGTCTCCGTGTCAGCGGGCCGCCATCGCATGCATTCAAAACTCCGTGGAGTCGCCGCCGCCGCCTCGGCGACGGCGCTCGTCGTCGTTGCGGCGGGCACCTGGTTCGGTTACCGGGAGTTGATAAAACCCTCCTGCTCCGGGAAGATCGAACTCTCCGTGGCGGTCGCCTCCGAGCTCGCGCCCGCGGTGGACGCCGCCGCCGCGCAGTGGGTCGACGACGGTGCCGCCGTGGGCGGCACCTGCATCGCGGTCAATGTCTCCGCGTCCGACCCGATGGAGGTCGCCTCGGTGGTCGCCGCCAAGCACGGCGCGATCCTCGCCGGCGTCGGCCAGGCCAGCGGCACCGCGGTCACCCCGGACGTGTGGATCCCGGACTCCTCCACCTGGCTGCTGCGGCTGAAGAAGGACGCGACGGCGTTCGCCCCGACGAACGGCGCCTCGATCGCGCGCAGCCCGGTGGTCGTCGCGATGCCGGAGCCGATCGCGACGCGGATCGGCTGGCCGGACGCGAAGCTGACCTGGACCGACCTGCTGAAGCAGGTGAACGGCAGCAAGCCGTTGCGCACCGGCATCGTCGAGCCCACCCGGGACGCGGCCGGTCTCTCCGGTCTGATGTCGCTGACCACGGCGGCCAACGGGGCGGGTGGCGACGCCCAGCGGAACACGGTGGGCGCGCTGCGCGCGCTGGCGACCGGCCGTTCGGCGCTGCGCAACGACCTGCTGGCCCGGTTCCCGACCTCCGACGACCCGACGGCGATCGCGAGCGGTCTCGGGGCCGCGGCGCTCTCCGAAGAGGACGTCATCGCGTACAACAGCAAGAAGCCGCCGGTTCCGCTGGCCGCGCTCTACCTGGAGCCGGCGCCGGCGCCGCTGGACTACCCATACGCGGTGCTGCCTGGCATCGAGCCGGCCAAGGCCTCCGCGGCGCGGGTGCTGTACGAGGTGCTCACCACCGCGACCTTCCGCAACCGGCTCGCAGGCGTGTCGCTGCGCGCGCCGGACGGCAACTGGGGCGACGGCTTCAAGGCGCCGCAGGGCGCACCGAGCCCGGCGGGCGGGCCGTCGACCGCGCCGGCCAACGGCGGCACGGCGGCCGGCGGGCTGGACCCGGTCGCGATCGACCGCGTCGTCTCCAGTTGGTCCATCGCCACCCAGACGGGCCGCATGCTCGCCGTCATCGACGTGTCCGGCTCGATGAAGGACGAGGTGCCGACCGCCAACAACCGCACCCGCGAGGAGGTCACGGTCGAGGCCGCCATGCGCGGTCTCAGCCTCTTCGACGACTCGTGGCAGATCGGCCTCTGGACCTTCTCCACCAACCTGGTCGGCAGCCGGGACTACAAGGAACTCGTGCCGATCGGCCCGCTCTCCAGTCAGCGCGGCAGGCTCGAGGGCGCGTTGAGCACCGTGAAGCCGTCGAGCGGCAACACCGGCCTCTACGACACCATGCTCGCCGCCTACAAGACGGTGCAGGCGGACTGGCAGCCGGGCCGGGTGAACTCGATCGTGCTCTTCACCGACGGCAAGAACG from Micromonospora sp. WMMD812 harbors:
- a CDS encoding nitrate- and nitrite sensing domain-containing protein, producing the protein MKTRDWPIRSKLTALVVVPVTALLALWIFATTLTFGPALDLLAARTFLYDLGRPGEAVVAELQRERRLTVVQLAGTEPLPALAEQRQRTDRAIDELRRRVAGEELRDAAGEALEASVDRLVTGLDALPAGRDFIDQRKLDRAGALGLYTGVISSAFQAFSGMAALPEVDLNRQARALTDLGRSRELLGQADALLAGALTAGRFAEGEHLQLVQIIGNQRFLAENAVADLPAADRTTYQRLTEGEAFARLRTMQDSLVVADRSTPSVDPAAWQTSYDAVQQELREFELAAADGLADRSVPTAVRVLVRLAAAGVLGLVAVVVSVLVAVRVGRSLARRLSGVRSAALELAENRLPDVVARLRRGEHVDVAREAPPLESGDDEIGQVARAFTEVQRTAVQSAVDEVTLRRGLNEVFLNIARRSQGLVHRQLALLDRMERGAEDPDELAELFQVDHLATRLRRHAEDLVILAGAAPGRGWRNPVAMVDLVRGAISEVEAYDRVDITAVQPAGLLGRAVGDVIHLLAELIENATAFSPPATRVTVAGQRVANGYALEITDQGLGMSDAAFEDANRRLSRSPEFDPAESARLGLFVVARLAARHAVRVSLRRSEPGGVIAVVLVPSDLVTDEPPPAGLDPAGRAAARPDRRLARGARRSTVPRPRAAANRRAATDPAGPGRSAGAPVSGEPGGNGAGPRPTPAADEEPPAGSDIVGEIDGLPRRVRRRAPSARPRPAVTDQPTPRAPEEVRRVMSALQAGTTRGRQAAGVARPAPSPDEPPRTPDAPAAAEPPTETERDA
- a CDS encoding DUF742 domain-containing protein; its protein translation is MRTEPPGPQHEWLDGEAGPVVRPYTLTGGRVRSAVDGFDLVAYVLAGPDAADPQLPPEHRRLVELAHQPVPVAELAVELDLAVGVVRVLLGDLLDRGLVAVHEPPAAAHLPHDEILKAVVSGLRAL
- a CDS encoding roadblock/LC7 domain-containing protein → MRQSTKQSADLDWLLDELVQRVPAAREAVVLSADGLLIGASADLDRADAEHLCALAAGFASLARGASRHVDGGPVRQTVVEMESAYLFVTTAGQGACLAVVSDADADIGLVAYEMAMLVIRVGENLSAPARPTAGAGDAD
- a CDS encoding ATP/GTP-binding protein; amino-acid sequence: MPLALKILVAGGFGAGKTTLVSALSEVRPLQTEEILSGAGVGTDDLSGVEAKSTTTVAMDFGRITINDDLQLYLFGTPGQDRFWFLWDELAFGALGAVVLADTRRLADCFPSIDYFEQRGIPFVVGVNCFENSRRFDLDTVRQALDLDPEVPLVLCDARDRQSGKLVLISLVEHVARQRGEPVPAA
- a CDS encoding substrate-binding domain-containing protein, which encodes MSAGRHRMHSKLRGVAAAASATALVVVAAGTWFGYRELIKPSCSGKIELSVAVASELAPAVDAAAAQWVDDGAAVGGTCIAVNVSASDPMEVASVVAAKHGAILAGVGQASGTAVTPDVWIPDSSTWLLRLKKDATAFAPTNGASIARSPVVVAMPEPIATRIGWPDAKLTWTDLLKQVNGSKPLRTGIVEPTRDAAGLSGLMSLTTAANGAGGDAQRNTVGALRALATGRSALRNDLLARFPTSDDPTAIASGLGAAALSEEDVIAYNSKKPPVPLAALYLEPAPAPLDYPYAVLPGIEPAKASAARVLYEVLTTATFRNRLAGVSLRAPDGNWGDGFKAPQGAPSPAGGPSTAPANGGTAAGGLDPVAIDRVVSSWSIATQTGRMLAVIDVSGSMKDEVPTANNRTREEVTVEAAMRGLSLFDDSWQIGLWTFSTNLVGSRDYKELVPIGPLSSQRGRLEGALSTVKPSSGNTGLYDTMLAAYKTVQADWQPGRVNSIVLFTDGKNEDDNGITQAKLLSELKRLADPERPVQVIIIGIGDGVSKAELDSIVKETGGGSFVTKNPTEIGAIFLKAIALRPPAPR
- a CDS encoding lactonase family protein, producing the protein MNGRGEVVHIGCYTADSGGRGTGIVAARRDPASGGLTLLGTVAETAAPSFLARHPTLPVLYAVNELPAGAVGAWRVGVDGDLTPLGSRPTGGAEPCHLAVLPDGGHLVAANYGGGSVTVFPLDPRGVPGERSDLVVHEGHGADPERQGQAHAHMVSPDPGRGPLFAVDLGTDSVYRYDLDAASGRLVPRAPRVRTPAGAGPRHLARHPDGRRCYLVGELDATVTGYELTADGSLHQRSRVDASGRPGHVQPSEIAVRPDGLFLYVANRGVGTIAVFDLRGEQPELVSEVDTGGEWPRHFALIGEHLYVADERADMVRVFRVDPATAAPVAVGEPVPVPSPTCVLA